The following DNA comes from Solanum stenotomum isolate F172 unplaced genomic scaffold, ASM1918654v1 scaffold597, whole genome shotgun sequence.
AGGAGCCATTTGTGGTTGTGGATTGGTTAAATCTTTTCAAAAAGCTTATTATGTTCAGTATGGTGGTGGTGCTAATATGTTGAATGATGGATATAGTACTGGTACCGGTTTAGGTGCGGAGATTATTGGAACTTTCGTtcttgtttacactgtttttgCTGCTACTGATCCTAAGAGGAATGCCAGAGACTCACACGTTCCTGTAAGTATAATTTTGTGATGTAAAGTTTAATGATGATCCGTTAAATTAAATCTTCAATTCTGATAATTGAAGGTATTGGCGCCACTTCCAATTGGATTTGCGGTGTTTATGGTTCACTTGGCTACAATTCCTGTTACTGGAACTGGTATTAATCCTGCTAGGAGTTTTGGGGCTGCTGTTATTTATGGAGATAACAAAGCTTGGGATGACCAAGTAAGTAAATTTGATGcgttttttttgttgatttttgaaataCTATATTTTGGttgattaattgaatttttgattGTTAAATTGTGACAGTGGATATTTTGGGTTGGACCATTTATTGGTGCTGCAATTGCTGCATTTTATCATCAGTTTATTTTGAGGGCTGGAGCTGTGAAAGCACTTGGTTCATTCAGGAGCAATGCCTAATAATTATCATCAAGAattgaaaattgtataaaagtatttgagaagaaaaatctCTTTAAATTATGCTTTTTATGTTATTAGAGTTGTTTTGGCTGTTTGGCATTTGTTTTTAGATTTGCTAAACAATGTCactactacttttttttatttgtttccttttttgtgTGAGTGCTTCTGTAATTTTCACTATGCTTGTTTTAAGCATCCAAATAATGGAATTAATTATGAACAAGGCTATTATCCATATATCTCCTTGCCTCTTTGTTTATAACTTTTGTTCTGTTCAAACAAAAATGGAAGTACTATGGTAAAATTGTTGTTATGCGATCAAGAGGTCACATGTTTCAAATCGTGGAAACACTCTTTTATTAGATAACTTATCAAATTTTTTTCAATGACATTGCCAGAAGTTTCATGAAAACTCTGTAGCGATTCAATTGTGCATGCCTTAGATACTTTTGAGCCCAATTTCCACTGAGCTACTGGCCTATT
Coding sequences within:
- the LOC125852815 gene encoding aquaporin PIP2-1-like, translated to MGKDIEVGTEYAPKDYQDPPPAPLIDPEELGKWSFYRAIIAEFIATLLFLYITVLTVIGYKSQSSTDQCGGVGILGIAWAFGGMIFVLVYCTAGISGGHINPAVTFGLFLARKVSLVRAIMYIVAQCLGAICGCGLVKSFQKAYYVQYGGGANMLNDGYSTGTGLGAEIIGTFVLVYTVFAATDPKRNARDSHVPVLAPLPIGFAVFMVHLATIPVTGTGINPARSFGAAVIYGDNKAWDDQWIFWVGPFIGAAIAAFYHQFILRAGAVKALGSFRSNA